From the Roseateles sp. XES5 genome, one window contains:
- a CDS encoding sarcosine oxidase subunit gamma has protein sequence MADHALRKAPLAGRHGGSAGARVTPAAPATRLSLRAGEDAIGTLSLAFGLELPRRPKTSASVSGRHALWLGPDEWLLIDENGADLMGIASGVSALHSATDVSHRNTAVLVSGPNAAGAIASACPLDLGNTAFPVGAAARTVLGKIEVVLLRTGEEDYRVECWRSFSPYAFGLLVEGAEDAGL, from the coding sequence ATGGCTGATCACGCTCTTCGCAAGGCGCCGCTTGCCGGCCGCCATGGCGGCTCCGCCGGCGCGCGCGTCACGCCCGCCGCTCCCGCAACCCGTCTGTCGCTCCGCGCGGGCGAGGATGCCATCGGCACGCTCTCGCTGGCCTTCGGCCTCGAACTGCCGCGGCGGCCAAAAACCTCGGCGTCCGTCAGCGGTCGCCACGCGCTCTGGCTCGGCCCGGACGAGTGGCTGCTGATCGACGAGAACGGCGCGGACCTGATGGGCATCGCGTCGGGCGTTTCCGCGCTGCATTCGGCGACGGACGTGTCCCACCGCAACACGGCGGTCCTCGTTTCCGGCCCCAATGCGGCCGGTGCGATCGCCAGCGCCTGCCCGCTCGACCTCGGCAATACGGCCTTCCCGGTCGGCGCGGCGGCGCGCACGGTGCTCGGCAAGATCGAGGTCGTGCTGCTGCGCACGGGTGAAGAGGATTATCGCGTCGAATGCTGGCGCTCGTTCTCGCCCTACGCCTTCGGTCTTCTCGTCGAAGGTGCGGAAGACGCCGGCCTCTGA
- the glgX gene encoding glycogen debranching protein GlgX yields MTVTAPSFAPGATLSGDGVEFAVHSRDAARVDLCLFDNEGDRELARLTMGRDENGFHRVFVEGAAAGTRYGFRADGVYSPDHGLWFDPAKLLVDPYAKELDRRFVHDGRLALFGAETADIVPKAIVIRDQPVAIKPPIFRSGGVVYEVAVRAFTMLHPDVPAAMRGTVGALAHPAVLAHLKRLGVDAVELMPITAWIDERHLPPLGLSNSWGYNPIALMALDPRLVPGGMKELADTVATLRAENIGVILDLVFNHSGESDRHGATLSMRGLDNLTYYRHVPDRPGELINDTGCGNTIAGEHPVVRQLVLDSLRHFVRHAGVDGFRFDLATILGREADGFSARAALLSEICNDPLLRDRVLVAEPWDIGPGGYQLGNFPAPFLEWNDRYRDDTRMFWRGDSHTLGAFVTAFAGSSDIFTRHGAERTRTVNFLAAHDGFTLMDLVSHTVKHNAANGEDNRDGHNENHSWNNGAEGETTDGAVLSARRADVKALLSSLFLARGTVMLTAGDEGGRSQQGNNNAYCQDNAITWMHWDRLDEGLIEHTAMLSAIRKRFPALGETTFLSGAGDVAWLTLSGSPMTVGDWEAPFAGTLLVLLKTPDRTQQRIVRLAIAINRSHGEQALSLPPSEGRGWTSLLAVNHPASGMLLARAIEIFVETY; encoded by the coding sequence ATGACCGTCACCGCCCCCTCCTTCGCGCCGGGCGCCACGCTCTCAGGGGACGGGGTGGAATTCGCGGTCCATTCGCGCGACGCCGCCCGCGTCGATCTCTGCCTGTTCGACAACGAAGGCGACAGGGAGCTCGCCCGCCTCACCATGGGGCGGGACGAGAACGGCTTCCACCGCGTCTTCGTCGAAGGCGCCGCGGCCGGCACGCGCTACGGCTTTCGCGCCGATGGCGTCTATTCACCGGACCACGGCCTCTGGTTCGACCCGGCGAAGTTGCTCGTCGATCCCTATGCCAAGGAACTCGACCGCCGCTTCGTGCATGACGGACGGCTGGCGCTCTTCGGCGCGGAGACCGCCGATATCGTGCCGAAGGCCATCGTCATCCGGGACCAACCCGTTGCGATAAAGCCGCCGATCTTCCGTTCCGGCGGCGTCGTCTACGAAGTGGCGGTCCGCGCCTTCACCATGCTGCACCCCGACGTGCCCGCGGCAATGCGCGGCACGGTCGGCGCCCTCGCTCACCCCGCCGTGCTCGCCCACCTGAAGCGCCTTGGCGTCGATGCGGTCGAGTTGATGCCGATCACCGCCTGGATCGACGAGCGCCACCTGCCGCCGCTCGGTCTTTCCAACAGCTGGGGCTATAATCCCATCGCCCTGATGGCACTCGATCCGCGCCTCGTTCCGGGCGGCATGAAGGAGCTGGCCGACACCGTCGCGACTTTGCGCGCGGAAAACATCGGCGTCATCCTCGACCTCGTCTTCAACCATTCCGGCGAGAGCGACCGCCACGGCGCGACGCTCTCCATGCGCGGTCTCGACAATCTTACCTATTACCGCCACGTGCCGGACCGGCCGGGCGAGCTGATCAACGATACCGGCTGCGGCAACACCATTGCCGGCGAGCATCCGGTCGTGCGCCAGTTGGTGCTGGACAGCCTGCGCCACTTCGTGCGCCATGCCGGCGTCGACGGCTTCCGCTTCGACCTTGCCACCATTCTCGGCCGCGAGGCCGACGGCTTCTCCGCCCGCGCCGCCCTCCTCTCGGAGATCTGCAACGACCCGCTGCTCAGGGACCGCGTTCTCGTCGCCGAGCCTTGGGACATCGGTCCGGGCGGTTACCAGCTCGGCAACTTCCCTGCCCCCTTCCTCGAATGGAACGACCGCTACCGCGACGACACGCGCATGTTCTGGCGCGGCGACAGCCACACGCTCGGCGCCTTCGTCACCGCTTTTGCCGGCTCTTCCGACATCTTCACCCGCCACGGCGCCGAACGCACCCGCACCGTCAACTTCCTCGCCGCCCATGACGGCTTCACGCTGATGGACCTCGTCTCGCATACGGTCAAACACAATGCGGCCAACGGCGAAGACAACCGCGACGGCCACAACGAGAACCATTCCTGGAACAACGGCGCCGAGGGCGAGACCACGGATGGCGCCGTGCTTTCCGCCCGCCGCGCGGATGTGAAGGCGCTGCTGTCCAGCCTCTTCCTCGCGCGCGGCACCGTCATGCTGACGGCCGGCGATGAAGGCGGGCGCAGCCAGCAGGGCAACAACAACGCCTATTGTCAGGACAATGCGATCACCTGGATGCATTGGGACCGGCTGGACGAAGGCCTGATCGAACACACCGCCATGCTCTCGGCGATCCGCAAGCGCTTCCCCGCCCTCGGCGAGACGACCTTCCTCAGCGGCGCGGGCGATGTCGCCTGGCTGACGCTCTCCGGCAGCCCCATGACGGTCGGCGATTGGGAGGCTCCCTTCGCCGGCACATTGCTGGTGCTGTTGAAAACGCCTGACCGCACGCAACAGCGCATCGTCCGCCTTGCCATCGCCATCAACCGCAGCCATGGCGAACAGGCCCTGTCGCTTCCCCCGTCGGAAGGGCGCGGCTGGACGAGCCTGCTTGCCGTCAACCATCCCGCAAGCGGCATGCTGCTGGCGCGCGCCATCGAAATTTTTGTCGAAACCTACTGA
- a CDS encoding GNAT family N-acetyltransferase, which translates to MKVRVAAREDLGALAACDFSFLVTREAAPPFEGDWLARARPVEPYAKSYGFDPADLEASIGATDKTLFVAIGDKTPVGYIALSIGWNNFAVVDDLAVDVEWRGTGAAQRLMQQAADWAGERGLPGLRLETQTNDVAACRFYLRQGFALGGFDRHLYEGLSPGTRETALFFYRFL; encoded by the coding sequence GTGAAGGTCCGTGTCGCCGCGCGGGAGGACCTTGGCGCCCTTGCCGCCTGCGACTTCTCCTTCCTCGTCACCCGCGAGGCCGCCCCGCCCTTCGAGGGCGACTGGCTGGCCCGCGCCCGGCCCGTCGAGCCCTATGCCAAGAGCTACGGCTTCGACCCGGCGGACCTCGAAGCCAGCATCGGAGCGACGGACAAGACGCTCTTCGTCGCCATCGGCGACAAGACACCGGTCGGCTACATCGCGCTTTCCATCGGCTGGAACAATTTCGCCGTCGTCGACGATCTTGCCGTCGATGTCGAATGGCGCGGGACGGGCGCTGCGCAGCGGCTGATGCAGCAGGCCGCCGACTGGGCGGGGGAAAGGGGCCTGCCGGGCCTGCGCCTCGAGACCCAGACGAACGATGTCGCGGCCTGCCGCTTCTATCTGCGCCAGGGCTTTGCGCTCGGCGGTTTCGACAGGCACCTGTACGAAGGGCTGTCCCCCGGCACGCGGGAGACAGCCCTGTTTTTCTACCGTTTCCTCTGA
- a CDS encoding MaoC family dehydratase: protein MPATIHLKDIPAQVGKEIGVSRWFTVDQAMIDRFADATEDHQFIHTDPVRAAAETPFGGTIAHGFLTLSLLSAMNYDCLPRIVEQTMGINYGFEKIRFITPVKSGARVRGRFTLAEARFRGAGMVTIRYDASVEVENERKPALTADWITIIQFDPKDRPESV, encoded by the coding sequence ATGCCAGCCACCATTCATCTGAAAGACATTCCCGCCCAGGTCGGAAAGGAAATCGGCGTTTCGCGCTGGTTCACCGTCGACCAGGCAATGATCGACCGTTTTGCCGATGCGACGGAGGATCACCAGTTCATCCATACCGATCCGGTGCGGGCGGCGGCCGAAACGCCGTTCGGCGGCACCATCGCGCATGGCTTCCTCACCCTGTCCCTGCTCTCGGCGATGAACTACGACTGCCTGCCGCGCATCGTGGAGCAGACGATGGGCATCAATTACGGCTTCGAGAAAATCCGCTTCATCACGCCGGTGAAGAGCGGCGCGCGCGTGCGCGGCCGCTTCACGCTGGCCGAGGCCCGCTTCCGCGGCGCCGGCATGGTGACGATCCGTTACGATGCGTCGGTCGAGGTCGAGAACGAGCGCAAGCCGGCGCTGACGGCCGACTGGATCACCATCATCCAGTTCGATCCGAAGGATCGGCCGGAGAGCGTGTGA